The following are encoded in a window of Campylobacter concisus ATCC 51562 genomic DNA:
- the waaA gene encoding lipid IV(A) 3-deoxy-D-manno-octulosonic acid transferase produces the protein MIIIYYFLASILYLFGAIFLFFLSFKKKYHKSIPARFFLFNNPKFQDADVHFHACSFGEIQALKPLMQKFDSKAISVVTNTGFEAASKICSNTRFLPFEIFLPFWLKKSKILVIFEAELWLMLVFMAKLKGSRVILINARISDRSYKSYLKFDFFYRYLFKFIDKIYTQSELDKERLKSLGAGEIEVVGNIKAAFLPSVSKIYEKPKARVIVLASTHAGEEEMILQNLNLKENDLLIIAPRHPERFVEVEKIAGEYAKKHDFGFAKFSQTHKFEAKVNLLDTLGELVNVYAISDVVVLGGSFVPNIGGHNPIECAQFNPVIISGEFIFNQKALFSLVENIYIAKASEIGGIIDSGAKKSKITVQASSDAIIEDIRNTL, from the coding sequence GTGATAATAATATATTACTTTCTAGCCTCAATACTCTATCTCTTTGGGGCTATCTTTTTATTTTTTTTAAGTTTTAAAAAAAAGTATCATAAGTCGATTCCAGCACGTTTTTTTCTATTTAATAATCCTAAATTTCAAGATGCAGATGTGCATTTTCACGCTTGCTCGTTTGGCGAGATACAAGCGCTTAAACCTTTGATGCAAAAATTTGATAGCAAAGCCATAAGTGTAGTGACAAATACGGGCTTTGAAGCGGCAAGTAAAATTTGCTCTAACACGAGATTTTTGCCATTTGAAATTTTTTTACCATTTTGGCTAAAAAAGAGCAAAATTTTAGTTATTTTTGAGGCCGAGCTTTGGCTTATGCTAGTTTTCATGGCGAAGCTAAAGGGCAGCCGTGTGATCCTCATAAATGCAAGAATTTCAGATAGAAGCTACAAAAGTTATTTAAAATTTGATTTTTTTTATAGATATCTTTTTAAATTTATAGATAAGATTTACACCCAAAGTGAGCTTGATAAAGAGCGGTTAAAGTCGCTTGGTGCAGGTGAAATAGAGGTCGTTGGCAACATAAAGGCTGCGTTTTTGCCAAGTGTGAGTAAAATTTATGAAAAGCCAAAAGCTAGGGTAATCGTGCTGGCAAGTACTCACGCTGGCGAAGAAGAGATGATTTTGCAAAATTTAAATTTAAAAGAAAATGATCTTTTAATTATCGCACCACGCCATCCTGAGAGGTTTGTAGAGGTTGAGAAGATAGCAGGCGAATACGCTAAAAAGCATGATTTTGGCTTTGCTAAATTTAGCCAAACGCATAAATTTGAAGCTAAAGTAAATTTACTTGACACTTTGGGCGAGCTTGTAAATGTCTATGCCATTAGTGATGTAGTCGTGCTTGGAGGCAGTTTTGTACCAAATATCGGTGGGCATAATCCAATCGAGTGCGCACAATTTAACCCAGTAATAATAAGCGGTGAGTTTATATTTAACCAAAAGGCGTTATTTAGCCTAGTTGAAAACATCTACATCGCAAAAGCCAGCGAGATTGGCGGTATAATAGATAGTGGTGCCAAAAAGAGTAAGATCACTGTGCAAGCAAGCTCTGATGCGATCATAGAAGATATAAGGAACACTTTATGA
- a CDS encoding Nif3-like dinuclear metal center hexameric protein translates to MKIAEIYKILDEICPFAGQEPWDNSGLQVGSFDSEFERIYLSLDLDSKLLQNVLPNSLIITHHPLIFKGLKSLDYSIYPSSLIRKMMIKNISLISLHTNADLVFLNEKFVTQVLGFEISSKEGFLIYADVKMKFNELCKFVKEKLGLENLRVVHAKDKISKICICTGSGGDLIQDVKADVFLTGDLKYHQALYAKENGLNLIDINHYESERCFGDFLAKYLQNLKIEVIIRNSKNPFTYC, encoded by the coding sequence ATGAAAATAGCTGAAATTTATAAAATTTTAGATGAAATTTGCCCATTTGCGGGCCAAGAGCCTTGGGATAATAGTGGCCTACAAGTTGGCTCATTTGATAGCGAATTTGAGCGAATTTATCTAAGTCTTGATTTGGATAGCAAACTTTTGCAAAATGTCTTACCAAATTCGCTCATCATCACTCACCATCCACTCATTTTTAAGGGGCTAAAAAGTCTAGATTACAGCATTTATCCAAGCTCTCTCATAAGAAAGATGATGATAAAAAATATCTCGCTCATCTCGCTTCACACAAATGCTGACCTTGTATTTTTAAATGAAAAATTTGTAACGCAGGTTTTGGGGTTTGAAATTTCAAGCAAAGAGGGCTTTTTGATCTACGCTGATGTGAAGATGAAATTTAATGAGCTTTGCAAATTTGTAAAAGAGAAGCTTGGGCTAGAAAATTTAAGAGTGGTTCATGCAAAAGATAAAATTTCTAAAATTTGTATCTGCACTGGAAGTGGCGGAGATCTCATCCAAGATGTCAAAGCAGATGTCTTTTTAACGGGTGATCTAAAGTATCATCAAGCCCTTTATGCAAAGGAAAATGGGCTAAATTTAATCGATATAAATCACTATGAAAGTGAACGTTGTTTTGGTGATTTTTTAGCAAAATATTTGCAAAATCTGAAAATTGAAGTTATAATACGCAATTCCAAAAATCCATTTACATATTGCTAA
- a CDS encoding RluA family pseudouridine synthase, which produces MSEEKAYKILAKQKNISNNEAKELIDSGLVYAKGQKVMIARALMSENTKFSVEEMPKPSIIFEDENLIAINKPATITSEKISQIYKFPLLHRLDKDTSGVLLLVKNDEFAMLAINEFKKMKVEKIYVAAVRGIMSEEVVVNEPILTIKNKNGAFSKISKEGKEAISKISPLMVVGKKTLVKVAIKTGRTHQIRVHLASLNLPIIGDEKYGKNRANRMFLHAYSIALLNYKFKAPIPREFNSLGFELSNKFEI; this is translated from the coding sequence ATGAGTGAAGAAAAAGCGTATAAAATTTTAGCTAAACAAAAAAACATCTCAAATAACGAGGCAAAGGAGCTAATAGATAGCGGCCTTGTCTATGCCAAGGGGCAAAAGGTGATGATCGCTCGCGCGCTAATGAGTGAAAACACCAAATTTAGCGTTGAAGAGATGCCAAAGCCAAGTATTATCTTTGAAGATGAAAATTTAATAGCCATAAACAAGCCTGCTACCATAACTAGCGAAAAAATCAGTCAAATTTATAAATTTCCACTTCTTCATAGACTTGATAAAGACACAAGCGGCGTGTTGCTTCTTGTAAAAAATGATGAATTCGCAATGCTTGCGATAAATGAGTTTAAAAAGATGAAGGTTGAGAAAATTTATGTGGCCGCAGTTAGAGGTATCATGAGCGAGGAAGTGGTCGTAAATGAGCCGATCTTGACGATAAAAAATAAAAATGGCGCTTTTTCAAAGATATCAAAAGAGGGCAAAGAGGCGATCAGCAAAATTTCACCACTCATGGTTGTAGGCAAAAAAACGCTTGTAAAAGTTGCCATAAAAACAGGCAGGACACATCAGATAAGAGTGCATTTGGCTAGCTTAAATTTACCTATCATTGGTGATGAGAAATACGGCAAAAATAGGGCAAATAGAATGTTTTTGCATGCCTATTCTATTGCTCTTTTAAACTATAAATTTAAAGCGCCGATCCCAAGAGAATTTAACTCTCTTGGATTTGAGCTATCTAATAAATTTGAAATTTAA
- a CDS encoding zinc ribbon domain-containing protein codes for MNKYLQQLVELSDLDKQIDGFIPRIQDIERAYKNIEEECETITVNIERLDEEVSDLKSQKSGTNAHIAEFSAKIKDVAKKSSSAKNEKEIKALSLEEDIAKEQLEAANEEIARLEKLIDSKNSQKDELGAKKAELEENLKNIKSKTSSELENIGKEREEVYAKKDKLIATMNQKILAFYEKIRKWAHNTAVVPVKKQACYGCFMQINDKTFSAVIKGEDIVTCPHCGRILYKQEQ; via the coding sequence ATGAATAAATACTTACAACAATTAGTTGAATTATCTGATCTTGATAAACAAATAGATGGCTTTATACCACGCATTCAGGATATAGAAAGGGCTTATAAAAATATAGAAGAAGAGTGCGAAACTATAACGGTTAATATAGAAAGACTAGATGAAGAGGTAAGTGACTTAAAATCTCAAAAATCAGGAACAAATGCTCATATAGCCGAGTTTAGTGCTAAGATAAAAGATGTGGCTAAAAAAAGCTCAAGCGCAAAAAATGAAAAGGAGATAAAAGCTCTAAGTCTTGAAGAAGATATTGCAAAAGAGCAACTTGAGGCTGCAAATGAGGAGATCGCTAGACTTGAGAAGCTAATAGATAGTAAAAATAGTCAAAAAGATGAGCTTGGTGCAAAAAAAGCTGAACTTGAAGAGAATTTAAAAAATATAAAAAGCAAAACTTCATCTGAGCTTGAAAATATCGGGAAAGAACGTGAAGAAGTTTATGCTAAAAAAGACAAGCTTATCGCCACTATGAATCAAAAAATTCTCGCATTTTATGAAAAAATTAGAAAATGGGCTCATAACACAGCCGTTGTTCCTGTAAAAAAACAAGCTTGTTATGGTTGTTTTATGCAGATAAATGACAAAACTTTCTCTGCTGTTATCAAGGGTGAAGATATCGTTACATGTCCGCATTGTGGCAGAATTTTATACAAACAAGAGCAATAA
- the glyQ gene encoding glycine--tRNA ligase subunit alpha codes for MTFSQIILTLQNYWQEQGCVILQPYDMPAGAGTYHQATFLRSLGPKPWATAYVAPSRRPTDGRYGENPNRLGAYYQFQVLIKPSPENIQELYLKSLEKLGLNLKDHDIRFVEDNWESPTLGAWGLGWEVWLDGMEVTQFTYFQQVGGIACELISGEITYGLERLAMYLQDVNSVYDIVWDDRDGNIVTYADVHKQGEYEWSKYNFEVANVDMLFNQFENAFNECKRCLEAKISLPAYDYCMLAAHTFNVLDARGAISVTQRQDYILKIRELAKECALTYKESLEQK; via the coding sequence ATGACATTTTCACAAATAATATTAACCCTTCAAAACTATTGGCAAGAGCAAGGCTGCGTGATACTTCAACCATACGACATGCCAGCTGGTGCGGGCACATATCACCAAGCGACTTTTTTAAGAAGCCTCGGACCAAAGCCGTGGGCGACTGCATATGTAGCTCCAAGCCGCCGTCCTACTGATGGCAGATACGGCGAAAACCCAAACCGCCTAGGCGCTTATTATCAGTTTCAAGTACTCATAAAGCCAAGTCCAGAAAATATCCAAGAGCTTTATCTAAAAAGCCTTGAAAAGCTTGGGTTAAATTTAAAAGATCACGACATCCGCTTCGTCGAGGATAACTGGGAGAGCCCGACGCTAGGCGCTTGGGGACTTGGCTGGGAAGTCTGGCTAGATGGCATGGAAGTGACGCAGTTTACCTATTTTCAACAAGTGGGTGGCATCGCATGCGAGTTGATTTCTGGTGAGATAACATACGGCCTTGAGCGTTTGGCTATGTATCTACAAGATGTAAATAGTGTCTACGACATCGTTTGGGACGACAGGGATGGAAACATCGTAACCTATGCCGACGTTCACAAACAAGGTGAGTACGAGTGGAGCAAATACAACTTCGAAGTAGCAAACGTAGATATGCTTTTTAACCAGTTTGAAAACGCATTTAACGAGTGCAAGCGTTGCTTAGAGGCTAAAATTTCGCTCCCTGCGTATGATTATTGCATGCTTGCAGCTCATACATTTAACGTCCTTGATGCACGCGGAGCGATAAGTGTTACACAAAGGCAAGATTACATCTTAAAAATTCGAGAGCTTGCAAAAGAGTGTGCGCTAACTTATAAAGAGAGCCTAGAGCAAAAGTAA